The following nucleotide sequence is from Synchiropus splendidus isolate RoL2022-P1 chromosome 1, RoL_Sspl_1.0, whole genome shotgun sequence.
TCCCGACTACTCCTCCCTGCTGCGTCTCCACCTGTGTCCCTGCTGCCGCTCCCTACTTCACGCTCTACTGCCCCAGTCTGAACAGACTCATGATCTGGAGTTTGATCGTCCAAGTCATCATAGTGACCCGCGTAAAAGTCCTGCTCTGGGCAGGTGGTCGTGGAGGAACGACAGGAAGTGGAGTTGTCGGGAAGGGAGATCTCACAGGAGGAAGTGGACCACGTGGCGCTGTCCACGCTCTGCTTGTCTTCACAGCTGTTGTTCAGACATGTGCTGCTGATGTGGTTGTGGTTGTGCAGGTTCTGGTGGTTCAGGTGGACATTGTCGTAGGTGGACAGACGATTCTGATTCAAGGGTTGATCCGCGTTAGAACAGGCACGGGCTTTATTGTTCTCCCGTAATGTGACAGGTCCGTTGGGTACCCAAAGGCTGTTGCGTCCGTTCAGACTCCCAGTGACTGCATCAGTGCCTGAAATTCCCATTCGCACACCCCCGTTCCCTAAAGTGCTGCTTCCCCCCGTCACGCCACTCGTACCCATTTTTGTCCCGGTGCCTTTGAGTGCCCCGCTTCGACGCACTGGTAGGCTGCCACCTCCAGTCAGAGTTTGCATTTTGTCTTGGTTGGTGTCCGAGCAAGGAGACGAGGAGCTAAAGGAGCCATTGGTGACAATCCCACTTCCTTTAGTGAACGCAGGGTTCTTCTTGACAGTCAGCGGCGGACTCCGCGTCATGTCGAAGCGACCGATCACGCTATTCCGAGGGCTGGCTGATCGTGGCGAGCCACTGTTGTCGTCTTTTTGCCGGTGTGATGGAGAATCAGGGGTTTCCCACACACACTGCCGCACCATGTGAGTGTTGTTGTTCTCCACATTCTGTGATGCAGTGGTGACGGCTGAGGTAGTCGTCGTGGCCTGTCGCCGCGGTGACTCGATGTTATTGTTTACGAGCTCCAGGGCCGTACAGTTCACCTCATCTCGAGGGAAGAGGACATCATGTTGACCGATCAACACAGCCATGAGCTGCTGCACCAGAACAGTACCTGGAACCGCGAGAACACCATGCGTTGAGCACACAAACCAACCACGAAGCAGGATATTGTGTTTTTCTCACATGAAATACACAGGAATAAATCTCACAACTGATGTAACAAACCTTCCATGATCGCAACCGGATCCTCAATCTTTGACCTCAGGATGTTTGGCCCAAACACTGTGGCCAAGTTCTGGACGCTCATTTTGTTCACTCCTGAATAC
It contains:
- the arhgap24 gene encoding rho GTPase-activating protein 24 isoform X2, coding for MEVVHQGIHSLPQFGLSSATSHSGGDRERMTTNHETYLLMASTQNDMEDWVKTIRRVIWAPFGGGIFGQKLEETVRYERRFGNKLAPMLVEQCVDFIRQWGLREEGLFRLPGQANLVKELQDAFDCGEKPSFDCNTDVHTVASLLKLYLRELPEPVIPFHKYEEFLACTKLLGKDDEAGIKELKMLVASLPPVNYNLLKYICRFLDEVQSYSGVNKMSVQNLATVFGPNILRSKIEDPVAIMEGTVLVQQLMAVLIGQHDVLFPRDEVNCTALELVNNNIESPRRQATTTTSAVTTASQNVENNNTHMVRQCVWETPDSPSHRQKDDNSGSPRSASPRNSVIGRFDMTRSPPLTVKKNPAFTKGSGIVTNGSFSSSSPCSDTNQDKMQTLTGGGSLPVRRSGALKGTGTKMGTSGVTGGSSTLGNGGVRMGISGTDAVTGSLNGRNSLWVPNGPVTLRENNKARACSNADQPLNQNRLSTYDNVHLNHQNLHNHNHISSTCLNNSCEDKQSVDSATWSTSSCEISLPDNSTSCRSSTTTCPEQDFYAGHYDDLDDQTPDHESVQTGAVEREVGSGSRDTGGDAAGRSSRDDTSSSDNHTGFSAVNGSSSHSALHSLVASLKQEMHKQKSEYESRIKSLEQRNLDLESEMVSLHEELDQERKKYTMAEIKLRNAERAKDDAERRNQMLQKEMEQFFSTFSDLTATGTAADPRRPDRNNAIWIQ
- the arhgap24 gene encoding rho GTPase-activating protein 24 isoform X6; amino-acid sequence: MTTTSGIFGQKLEETVRYERRFGNKLAPMLVEQCVDFIRQWGLREEGLFRLPGQANLVKELQDAFDCGEKPSFDCNTDVHTVASLLKLYLRELPEPVIPFHKYEEFLACTKLLGKDDEAGIKELKMLVASLPPVNYNLLKYICRFLDEVQSYSGVNKMSVQNLATVFGPNILRSKIEDPVAIMEGTVLVQQLMAVLIGQHDVLFPRDEVNCTALELVNNNIESPRRQATTTTSAVTTASQNVENNNTHMVRQCVWETPDSPSHRQKDDNSGSPRSASPRNSVIGRFDMTRSPPLTVKKNPAFTKGSGIVTNGSFSSSSPCSDTNQDKMQTLTGGGSLPVRRSGALKGTGTKMGTSGVTGGSSTLGNGGVRMGISGTDAVTGSLNGRNSLWVPNGPVTLRENNKARACSNADQPLNQNRLSTYDNVHLNHQNLHNHNHISSTCLNNSCEDKQSVDSATWSTSSCEISLPDNSTSCRSSTTTCPEQDFYAGHYDDLDDQTPDHESVQTGAVEREVGSGSRDTGGDAAGRSSRDDTSSSDNHTGFSAVNGSSSHSALHSLVASLKQEMHKQKSEYESRIKSLEQRNLDLESEMVSLHEELDQERKKYTMAEIKLRNAERAKDDAERRNQMLQKEMEQFFSTFSDLTATGTAADPRRPDRNNAIWIQ
- the arhgap24 gene encoding rho GTPase-activating protein 24 isoform X4, which gives rise to MFGHRRLKVSTSSVLNYHKLIYRRLLRKLTDCVSLKRGIFGQKLEETVRYERRFGNKLAPMLVEQCVDFIRQWGLREEGLFRLPGQANLVKELQDAFDCGEKPSFDCNTDVHTVASLLKLYLRELPEPVIPFHKYEEFLACTKLLGKDDEAGIKELKMLVASLPPVNYNLLKYICRFLDEVQSYSGVNKMSVQNLATVFGPNILRSKIEDPVAIMEGTVLVQQLMAVLIGQHDVLFPRDEVNCTALELVNNNIESPRRQATTTTSAVTTASQNVENNNTHMVRQCVWETPDSPSHRQKDDNSGSPRSASPRNSVIGRFDMTRSPPLTVKKNPAFTKGSGIVTNGSFSSSSPCSDTNQDKMQTLTGGGSLPVRRSGALKGTGTKMGTSGVTGGSSTLGNGGVRMGISGTDAVTGSLNGRNSLWVPNGPVTLRENNKARACSNADQPLNQNRLSTYDNVHLNHQNLHNHNHISSTCLNNSCEDKQSVDSATWSTSSCEISLPDNSTSCRSSTTTCPEQDFYAGHYDDLDDQTPDHESVQTGAVEREVGSGSRDTGGDAAGRSSRDDTSSSDNHTGFSAVNGSSSHSALHSLVASLKQEMHKQKSEYESRIKSLEQRNLDLESEMVSLHEELDQERKKYTMAEIKLRNAERAKDDAERRNQMLQKEMEQFFSTFSDLTATGTAADPRRPDRNNAIWIQ
- the arhgap24 gene encoding rho GTPase-activating protein 24 isoform X3, whose translation is MDLNSNPGGDRERMTTNHETYLLMASTQNDMEDWVKTIRRVIWAPFGGGIFGQKLEETVRYERRFGNKLAPMLVEQCVDFIRQWGLREEGLFRLPGQANLVKELQDAFDCGEKPSFDCNTDVHTVASLLKLYLRELPEPVIPFHKYEEFLACTKLLGKDDEAGIKELKMLVASLPPVNYNLLKYICRFLDEVQSYSGVNKMSVQNLATVFGPNILRSKIEDPVAIMEGTVLVQQLMAVLIGQHDVLFPRDEVNCTALELVNNNIESPRRQATTTTSAVTTASQNVENNNTHMVRQCVWETPDSPSHRQKDDNSGSPRSASPRNSVIGRFDMTRSPPLTVKKNPAFTKGSGIVTNGSFSSSSPCSDTNQDKMQTLTGGGSLPVRRSGALKGTGTKMGTSGVTGGSSTLGNGGVRMGISGTDAVTGSLNGRNSLWVPNGPVTLRENNKARACSNADQPLNQNRLSTYDNVHLNHQNLHNHNHISSTCLNNSCEDKQSVDSATWSTSSCEISLPDNSTSCRSSTTTCPEQDFYAGHYDDLDDQTPDHESVQTGAVEREVGSGSRDTGGDAAGRSSRDDTSSSDNHTGFSAVNGSSSHSALHSLVASLKQEMHKQKSEYESRIKSLEQRNLDLESEMVSLHEELDQERKKYTMAEIKLRNAERAKDDAERRNQMLQKEMEQFFSTFSDLTATGTAADPRRPDRNNAIWIQ
- the arhgap24 gene encoding rho GTPase-activating protein 24 isoform X5, with translation MTTNHETYLLMASTQNDMEDWVKTIRRVIWAPFGGGIFGQKLEETVRYERRFGNKLAPMLVEQCVDFIRQWGLREEGLFRLPGQANLVKELQDAFDCGEKPSFDCNTDVHTVASLLKLYLRELPEPVIPFHKYEEFLACTKLLGKDDEAGIKELKMLVASLPPVNYNLLKYICRFLDEVQSYSGVNKMSVQNLATVFGPNILRSKIEDPVAIMEGTVLVQQLMAVLIGQHDVLFPRDEVNCTALELVNNNIESPRRQATTTTSAVTTASQNVENNNTHMVRQCVWETPDSPSHRQKDDNSGSPRSASPRNSVIGRFDMTRSPPLTVKKNPAFTKGSGIVTNGSFSSSSPCSDTNQDKMQTLTGGGSLPVRRSGALKGTGTKMGTSGVTGGSSTLGNGGVRMGISGTDAVTGSLNGRNSLWVPNGPVTLRENNKARACSNADQPLNQNRLSTYDNVHLNHQNLHNHNHISSTCLNNSCEDKQSVDSATWSTSSCEISLPDNSTSCRSSTTTCPEQDFYAGHYDDLDDQTPDHESVQTGAVEREVGSGSRDTGGDAAGRSSRDDTSSSDNHTGFSAVNGSSSHSALHSLVASLKQEMHKQKSEYESRIKSLEQRNLDLESEMVSLHEELDQERKKYTMAEIKLRNAERAKDDAERRNQMLQKEMEQFFSTFSDLTATGTAADPRRPDRNNAIWIQ